The genomic stretch ACTATCTGGTAACCGGTCGCGATTGATCGAACCGCCTAAACGCAGACAATCCTTTAACCCTAGTTTTTTACCAGAGTTAGCTAAAGAATCGTCTTTTACTAATTTTACCAATCTTTTTGTCAAATCTCCTTCTGATTCCAATTCTTTTATATTAAAAAGATGCTCGCTGGCAATGAGTTCCAAAACCCTATCTCCTAAGAATTCAAGACGCTCATAAGAAATGCTTGACTTCGACTCACTTTTAAATGATGAGTGAGTTAAAGCTTGACGAACTAGTTCCCTTCTACGAAATGAATACGATATGCGCTTCTCCAGTTCATCTAAATGTTTTTCGAACATTACCCGTTGTAACTCCTTGGTATTTGTATTATCTTTCTTAGCCGCCATAAAATGATTCTTGAATACAAGCATAATAAGTTATCATTTTTCATCAAAGCATGCTTAGTAGATTCAAAAAAGTCTAATTTTTTACTCTCTTACCATAATTAGATTTTTTAGTTTAGGATTCTGAAACCGTCTTCAAATTTGACTTATCGAGACAAAATCCAATCAATGGTAAAAAAATTTAAAAATAAATAATCGGGGTAATTGAGAACAAAGTTATGAAAATAAAAGAGTTTAAATTGAAACTCTCAGAACATATTAAATACAGCTGTCCTATATTGAGACCCAATTCCTAACCATCTGAAATGGTCGGGGGAGTGATCTTCCGGTTTTTTTCTGGATGCTGAGGAATATAGCAAATATAGGTAGATTAGTGATGTACGGAAAACCGAGAAGCGGTGGATATAGAGGCGGCAGGCGAGACGACGGACCACGTGAGATGCATGATGTGACTTGTTCCGACTGTGGACAACAGACACAGGTTCCATTCAAGCCGACCGAAGGCAGGCCGGTTTATTGCAAAGAATGCTATCAAAAGCATAAGCCGAAGCGTGACAGGTATTGATTACCTATCACAAATTTTTATTTTTTTAAAAAAAATTGAAAATAACTAATTATTCACACTAAACTATGGCAATTATTGAAAGCATGATTATAAAATATTTTTAAATCGGCGAAATTATTCGATAGCACGACTATAACAAATTAGGTGTTATTGGGATGAAAAAAAGCATAGGTAAATGCATTCCTCCATTAGCGTTGCCTGTATGTCTTGTTGGTGCGGTAGTCAAGGGAAAGCCTAATTTTTGCACTGTTGCTTGGTTTACGATGATTGATGACGAACCTCCTACCTTAGGATTAGTAATGGCTAAAAATAATAGAACCAAAGATGGAATAAACGAAAATAGAGCTTTTAGTGTTAATATCCCAAATCGAGATCTAGTTAAGCAAACCGATTGGTGCGGATTGCATTCAGGCCATAATCAAGACAAATCTAAGGTATTCAGTATTGAGTTCGGGGAAATAACTAATGCGCCACTTATTAGCAATTGCCCTATTTCTGTCGAGTGTCGTTTAAAGCGAATAATAGATTTGGAAGGGGTAGATTTAGTATTGGGAACCATTGAAAGCGTTTATGTGGAGGAGAAGGCAACTTGTTCAGGTAAAATTGAGCCGATGAAGATAGATCCTTTAATCCTTTGGACCGGAAAAGGATGGTATCTTTCATTGGGGGAAAAAATAGCTGATGCATATTCCATTGGAAAAGAATATCAACCTCCTTCTTAACCTTAGAGAATTAAGCTGGCCCCAAGATTCTGTTCATGCTTGCAAGAATGAAACCGAGAACGATGCCAATCAAGAAGGTAAAAGCCTCTCCAGTAATTACTCCTAAATATGATAGCACGGCTGATATAACTACTGTGATTAAAACTAATGAAATTAATGTCTGCAGCGCTCTCATCCGATACTTAATGTAAGGAGATATCATTTGAGAATTGAAGGATCTGAGTACATCGTCTACAAATTTGGCCATTATTTTTAGCGCCTTTTCTATCCTCTCACCAAAATGAAACTTTCGAAGAGGATCTGATTCTTCATGACCTTGAGTAGGCCTTATCTTATCATTTGAGTCGATTTTTAAATCTTTATTTTCGATTTCCATTCCACACTTTTCGCACTTCATTTTAGCCTCTTCGGTAGAATTGCATTATGAAGATAAATCCATTATTTAGCAGCCTTGGTCTCTGCTATTGAATTGCTCCTCTTTTGACTAAGAAATAGCTAAGATTATTATCAACAGTTGGAGAAATAGAACAATGTAAACTATTTTGAATCTAAGTTTTTTTTGTTTTGTGATGAAAGATTCTCATAGCACAAGCAGCCCCCAGGGGTGCAAATATAGCAATAGTGAGTAGAGTATTCTCTGAAACCCTTAATCCATTGCATTTTGCCATAAATTTATCATACCAAAAGAGGAAGAATGAAAAAATGTTAATCGCAAGTAAAAGTAGTAGCAGATTGATGCCAACTTCTCTCATTTAAATAGACCCCCAAGGGACTTGGAAGCTTCGGAAATTGTTATTTTATAATTTGCATCTTATTTATATTATTCAGTTTAAGTTTGAACTCGAAAATAGATTTTTTGTTCCTTTACTAGCATTTCTGGATTGAAACTCCGATGACGAATTTCTACTATTTTATAACACCCCATTGATGCTGTTTATTACCTTTTAATAAATTTAGATATTATAAATAGATTCATTGAATGAAACGGCACCCATTAAATAATTAATATTGAAGACGAATAAGTCGCCTGATTTAAGAGTCCTAAATAAAGCGAGATGATAGGATGGAAGACCGTTTTGCTGATTACAAGGAGAACATACTTCAGACTATTGGCAATACCCCGTTGATCAAGATCAATCGGCTCAACCCCAATAAGAACGTGACTATATATGCGAAGGTCGAAGGATTCAACCCTAGTGGTAGCATCAAGGACAGAATCGCCTTGAGCATGATTCAACAAGCAGAGGCGGAAGGAAAACTGACCAAGGGTAAAACGATAATAGAGCCCACCTCGGGGAATACTGGTGTTTCCTTGGCCATGATAGGTGCAATCAAAGGATATGATGTGGAAATCGTAATGAGCGATGCTGTTTCTGTTGAGAGACGGCAAATGATCAAGGCTTTCGGCGGGAAAGTAACTTTGAGCGAAGGGAAATATGGTACTGACGGAGCGATAAGAAAAGCTAGGGAACTAGTTAGTGCAAATCCTGAAAAATATTTCATGCCAGACCAGTTCTCTAATGAATATAATAAATTGGCTCATTATAAAACAACAGGTGACGAGATCTGGAGACAGACAGGCGGGGATGT from Methanomassiliicoccales archaeon encodes the following:
- a CDS encoding ribonuclease III domain-containing protein; the protein is MAAKKDNTNTKELQRVMFEKHLDELEKRISYSFRRRELVRQALTHSSFKSESKSSISYERLEFLGDRVLELIASEHLFNIKELESEGDLTKRLVKLVKDDSLANSGKKLGLKDCLRLGGSINRDRLPDSVYADAVEALMGALYLDGGLKAAEDFFLKFIWDEEALDSDTLISSPINILQEKCYHLRSQGIEVEDLTFNYELLGPENAREYVCHLSIKINSKLISAKGKGNSKKRARMQAAASLLSSFSEV
- a CDS encoding CxxC-x17-CxxC domain-containing protein, translating into MHDVTCSDCGQQTQVPFKPTEGRPVYCKECYQKHKPKRDRY
- a CDS encoding flavin reductase family protein; this encodes MKKSIGKCIPPLALPVCLVGAVVKGKPNFCTVAWFTMIDDEPPTLGLVMAKNNRTKDGINENRAFSVNIPNRDLVKQTDWCGLHSGHNQDKSKVFSIEFGEITNAPLISNCPISVECRLKRIIDLEGVDLVLGTIESVYVEEKATCSGKIEPMKIDPLILWTGKGWYLSLGEKIADAYSIGKEYQPPS
- a CDS encoding cysteine synthase family protein, which gives rise to MEDRFADYKENILQTIGNTPLIKINRLNPNKNVTIYAKVEGFNPSGSIKDRIALSMIQQAEAEGKLTKGKTIIEPTSGNTGVSLAMIGAIKGYDVEIVMSDAVSVERRQMIKAFGGKVTLSEGKYGTDGAIRKARELVSANPEKYFMPDQFSNEYNKLAHYKTTGDEIWRQTGGDVDYFVSALGTSGTIMGVGKRLKEYNPDVKVVCAHPVKGHYIQGLKNMEEAIVPAIYDPKMIDITIMVETENAYEMTRQIVRQEGIFVGMSSGAAMYAAFEMAKRIDSGTIVTIFPDRGEKYLSTNLFEK